A window from Acidimicrobiales bacterium encodes these proteins:
- a CDS encoding SDR family oxidoreductase, with the protein MTETIGLPEPPPVGATALPVHTFSGSTVLVTGGGTGLGRATATEFARLGADIVLASRRPEHLSEGKKALAELGTTVVTVACDIRQPDQVAAAFDAAETDLRLPDVLVNNAAANFPVPTEEMSPNAWRTVVDITLNGTFYCAREFARRHLGAGTPGSIINIGASYAWTGGPGFAHSAAAKAGVKNMVETLAVEWGPYGIQVNGLVPGLFPHEDMSADIKGNLDRTNEKDRCQPAMRVGRLRELGWAATFLASPYARFISGHTLVVDGANWQRRSLTNSEVVTVRDQMGKPPFGL; encoded by the coding sequence ATGACCGAAACGATTGGTCTGCCCGAGCCGCCGCCGGTGGGCGCCACCGCGCTGCCGGTGCACACGTTCAGCGGCAGCACTGTCCTCGTGACCGGTGGTGGCACCGGTCTAGGTAGGGCCACGGCCACAGAGTTCGCCCGCCTCGGTGCTGACATCGTGCTGGCCAGCCGCAGGCCCGAGCATCTCTCGGAAGGGAAGAAGGCGCTGGCCGAGCTGGGGACGACCGTCGTGACCGTGGCGTGCGACATCCGCCAGCCCGACCAGGTCGCCGCCGCCTTCGACGCCGCCGAGACGGATCTCCGCCTCCCGGACGTGCTTGTCAACAACGCCGCCGCCAACTTTCCCGTTCCGACCGAGGAGATGTCGCCAAATGCCTGGCGGACCGTGGTCGACATCACCCTCAACGGCACGTTCTACTGTGCCCGCGAGTTTGCCCGCCGCCACCTGGGTGCCGGCACGCCGGGATCGATCATCAATATCGGCGCCTCCTACGCGTGGACTGGGGGCCCCGGCTTCGCCCACTCCGCTGCGGCGAAGGCCGGCGTGAAGAACATGGTCGAGACGCTCGCCGTCGAGTGGGGTCCCTACGGCATCCAGGTGAACGGCCTGGTGCCGGGCTTGTTCCCACACGAGGACATGAGCGCCGACATCAAGGGCAACCTCGACCGAACCAACGAGAAGGACCGGTGCCAGCCGGCGATGCGCGTAGGCCGACTGCGGGAGCTCGGATGGGCCGCCACCTTCCTCGCCTCACCCTACGCCCGCTTCATCTCCGGCCACACCCTCGTCGTCGATGGGGCCAACTGGCAACGTCGCAGCCTCACCAACTCCGAGGTCGTAACGGTCCGTGACCAGATGGGCAAGCCGCCCTTTGGGCTGTGA